In Streptomyces sp. NBC_00569, a single genomic region encodes these proteins:
- a CDS encoding MaoC/PaaZ C-terminal domain-containing protein: MVDASTGIGAGVGAKLAPLEIPVTRTLIVSGAIASRDYQDVHHDAELAKEKGSPDIFMNILTTNGLVGRYITDHFGPASVLRKVAIRLGAPNYPGDTMVLTGTIAEVGDGSGGGSDGGDATVVVRIVGVNGLGTHVTGTVTVTLPSSVSPAHRTSAQARPSVSGRPA, from the coding sequence ATGGTGGATGCCTCGACAGGGATCGGGGCCGGGGTCGGCGCGAAGCTGGCGCCGTTGGAGATCCCGGTCACCCGGACGTTGATCGTCTCCGGGGCCATCGCGTCCCGTGACTACCAGGACGTGCACCACGACGCGGAGCTCGCCAAGGAGAAGGGCTCCCCCGACATCTTCATGAACATCCTGACGACGAACGGGCTCGTCGGCCGTTACATCACCGATCACTTCGGCCCTGCCTCGGTTCTGCGGAAGGTCGCCATACGGCTGGGGGCGCCCAACTATCCAGGGGACACGATGGTGTTGACAGGGACGATCGCCGAGGTCGGAGACGGGAGCGGGGGCGGGTCCGACGGCGGGGATGCCACGGTGGTGGTGCGCATCGTCGGGGTCAACGGGCTGGGCACGCACGTCACCGGGACGGTGACGGTCACGCTCCCGAGTTCCGTGAGCCCAGCGCACCGCACGAGTGCGCAGGCCCGTCCCTCGGTGTCGGGGAGGCCGGCATGA
- a CDS encoding lipid-transfer protein: MSVRAKDSLGGRAAIVGIGATEFSKDSGRSELKLAVEAVGEALDDAGLSPADVDGMVTFTMDTSPEITVAQAAGIGDLSFFSRVHYGGGAACATVQQAALAVATGVAEVVVCYRAFNERSGRRFGSGVQHREPSAEGAALGWALPFGLLTPASWVAMAAQRYLHAYGLGPEAFGHVAVMDRAYAATNPAAYFHRKPITLEDHAASRWIVEPLRLLDCCQETDGGQAIVVTSVERARDLPHRPAVITAAAQGAGRGQEQMTSFYRDDMTGLPEMGVVARQLWRSAGLAPGEIDVGILYDHFTPFVLMQLEEFGFCGPGEAADFVAERRLPLNTHGGQLGEAYLHGMNGIAEAVRQVRGTAVNQIAGAATALVTAGTGVPTSGLILGADG; the protein is encoded by the coding sequence ATGAGTGTGCGGGCGAAGGACAGTCTCGGCGGGCGGGCGGCGATCGTCGGGATCGGGGCGACCGAGTTCTCCAAGGACTCCGGGCGCAGTGAGCTGAAGCTCGCGGTGGAGGCGGTGGGCGAGGCGCTCGACGACGCCGGGCTCTCCCCCGCCGACGTCGACGGCATGGTCACGTTCACCATGGACACCAGTCCGGAGATCACGGTCGCGCAGGCGGCCGGAATAGGGGACCTCTCGTTCTTCTCCCGGGTCCACTACGGCGGAGGTGCGGCGTGCGCCACCGTTCAGCAGGCCGCGCTCGCCGTGGCGACCGGGGTGGCCGAAGTGGTCGTCTGCTACCGGGCGTTCAATGAGCGCTCAGGCAGGAGGTTCGGCTCCGGGGTGCAGCATCGGGAGCCGTCGGCGGAGGGGGCGGCGCTCGGCTGGGCACTGCCGTTCGGGCTGCTCACGCCCGCGTCATGGGTGGCGATGGCGGCGCAGCGCTACCTCCACGCGTACGGCCTGGGGCCGGAGGCGTTCGGTCATGTCGCCGTCATGGACCGCGCGTACGCGGCCACCAATCCGGCGGCGTACTTCCACCGGAAGCCGATCACGCTGGAGGATCACGCGGCGTCGCGGTGGATCGTGGAGCCGTTGCGGCTGCTCGACTGCTGTCAGGAGACCGACGGCGGGCAGGCGATCGTCGTCACCAGTGTCGAGCGGGCCCGCGACCTCCCGCACCGTCCCGCCGTGATCACGGCGGCGGCGCAGGGGGCGGGGCGTGGCCAGGAACAGATGACGAGTTTCTACCGGGACGACATGACGGGCCTGCCAGAAATGGGGGTCGTGGCACGGCAGTTGTGGCGGTCGGCGGGGCTGGCGCCGGGTGAGATCGACGTGGGGATCCTCTACGACCACTTCACGCCGTTCGTGCTGATGCAGCTGGAGGAGTTCGGGTTCTGCGGGCCGGGTGAGGCGGCGGACTTCGTGGCGGAGCGCCGGCTCCCGCTCAACACCCACGGCGGGCAGCTCGGTGAGGCGTACCTGCACGGGATGAACGGCATAGCGGAGGCGGTCAGACAGGTGCGGGGCACGGCGGTGAACCAGATAGCCGGCGCCGCCACGGCGCTGGTGACGGCGGGGACCGGCGTCCCCACATCGGGTCTGATTCTGGGAGCGGACGGCTGA
- a CDS encoding glycoside hydrolase domain-containing protein, whose amino-acid sequence MHSTCRRHRWKLVVGLVVLLMALTALPASAWDEPGVPQPTPMRDAHPHPDPDADPDADPDPLAGLDLPDLALPDLATDPGSALGDLASGGRAPGPALAPGAPAAAGGPPSEPLTPAVTNPRMFHGLAFDTCMTPSLDTMRRWRSSKYGAVGVYYGGRGRACPHQPRLGHRWMKEVQRLGWRVLPVYVGSQSPCVVAGLKKTYRIGRHAWRQGAQEGRDAVRTARAVGIRAGSPLYLDMEAYKYRQKKCARTTLTFVRGWDRQVREKGYVPGFYSSADSGVAHMRAAARAGVRDLPAVIWFARWHTRPRLAREPVLRGSAWSSRRRIHQYAGNVKERHGGRTLVIDRNLVHAPVARIR is encoded by the coding sequence ATGCACAGCACTTGCCGTAGGCACCGTTGGAAGCTGGTCGTGGGTCTGGTGGTGCTCCTGATGGCGCTGACCGCCCTTCCCGCGTCGGCGTGGGACGAACCCGGCGTCCCCCAGCCGACTCCGATGCGCGACGCCCACCCCCACCCCGACCCCGACGCCGACCCCGACGCCGACCCTGATCCCCTGGCCGGCCTCGACCTGCCTGACCTCGCCCTGCCCGACCTCGCCACCGACCCCGGCTCCGCACTCGGAGACCTCGCATCCGGCGGCCGAGCCCCAGGCCCGGCCTTGGCCCCGGGGGCACCGGCCGCCGCCGGCGGTCCCCCCTCCGAACCCCTGACCCCTGCCGTCACCAATCCGCGGATGTTCCACGGGCTGGCGTTCGACACGTGCATGACGCCGTCGCTCGACACCATGCGGCGTTGGCGGTCGTCGAAGTACGGGGCGGTGGGCGTGTACTACGGGGGCCGTGGGCGGGCCTGTCCTCATCAGCCCCGGCTCGGGCACCGTTGGATGAAAGAGGTGCAGCGGCTGGGGTGGCGGGTGCTGCCGGTGTATGTCGGTTCGCAGTCGCCGTGTGTCGTCGCGGGCCTCAAGAAGACCTATCGCATCGGCCGTCACGCCTGGCGCCAGGGCGCGCAGGAGGGGCGGGACGCCGTACGCACTGCGCGAGCCGTCGGTATCCGGGCGGGCAGCCCGCTCTATCTCGACATGGAGGCATACAAGTACCGGCAGAAGAAGTGCGCCCGCACGACGCTCACCTTCGTGCGGGGCTGGGACCGGCAGGTGCGCGAGAAGGGCTACGTGCCCGGGTTCTACAGCAGTGCCGACTCCGGGGTGGCACACATGCGTGCCGCGGCGCGGGCGGGGGTGCGGGATCTGCCGGCGGTGATCTGGTTCGCACGCTGGCACACGCGGCCCCGGCTGGCCCGGGAGCCCGTGCTGCGGGGCTCCGCCTGGAGTTCGCGGCGCAGGATCCACCAGTACGCGGGAAACGTGAAGGAGCGGCACGGCGGGCGGACCCTCGTCATCGACCGGAATCTGGTGCACGCGCCGGTGGCCCGCATCAGATGA